The Juglans microcarpa x Juglans regia isolate MS1-56 chromosome 8S, Jm3101_v1.0, whole genome shotgun sequence genome has a window encoding:
- the LOC121244637 gene encoding probable protein phosphatase 2C 11 yields the protein MNTLVEDSATTSTAATDPGNVTNPTEPKTLAGDSDQEAKYGPPRPLAPAFIMSSSTEPDAIFTGGGISLLTGSQNGSFNYGYSTFKGKRASMEDFYETRISEVDGQMVAFFGVFDGHGGSRTAEYLKNNLFKNLSSHPDFIKDTKTAIVEVFRQTDADYLNEEKGQQKDAGSTASTAVLLGDRLLVANVGDSRVVASRAGSAIALSIDHKPDRSDERERIEQAGGFIIWAGTWRVGGVLAISRAFGDKLLKQYVVAEPEIQEEEIDGVDFIILASDGLWNVISNKDAVALVQDISNAEEASRRLVTEAYARGSSDNITCIVVRFDVS from the exons ATGAACACGCTAGTAGAGGATTctgccaccacctccaccgCCGCTACTGATCCCGGCAACGTTACAAATCCGACGGAGCCGAAGACCCTCGCCGGAGATTCCGACCAGGAGGCGAAATATGGCCCCCCGCGACCACTAGCGCCGGCGTTCATAATGTCCTCCTCCACAGAACCCGATGCCATTTTCACCGGTGGCGGCATCAG CCTTCTTACTGGAAGCCAAAATGGAAGTTTCAACTATGGATATTCCACTTTCAAGGGTAAAAGAGCTTCCATGGAGGATTTCTACGAGACTAGAATTTCCGAAGTTGATGGTCAGATGGTCgcattttttggtgtttttgatG GCCATGGGGGTTCGAGAACTGCTGAATACCTAAAAAACAACCTTTTCAAGAATTTAAGTAGCCACCCAGATTTTATCAAAGACACAAAGACAGCTATTG TTGAAGTATTTAGACAGACAGATGCTGATTACCTCAATGAAGAAAAAGGCCAGCAAAAAGATGCTGGTTCAACTGCATCAACTGCTGTGCTGTTAGGTGACCGGCTGCTTGTTGCAAATGTTGGTGATTCCAGAGTAGTTGCCTCTAGAGCTGGTTCAG CTATCGCTTTGTCTATTGATCACAAACCTGACAGATCTGATGAGCGTGAACGGATTGAACAGGCTGGAGGTTTCATCATTTGGGCTG GCACTTGGAGGGTTGGTGGTGTTCTTGCCATTTCTCGTGCATTTGGAGACAAACTACTAAAGCAATATGTTGTTGCTGAGCCAGAAATCCAG gaagaagaaattgaTGGTGTAGATTTTATAATTCTTGCTAGTGACGGACTTTGGAATGTCATATCGAATAAG GATGCTGTGGCTTTAGTACAGGATATATCAAATGCAGAGGAGGCATCAAGAAGACTTGTGACAGAAGCTTATGCCCGAGGAAGTTCTGATAATATCACTTGTATCGTTGTTCGGTTTGATGTTTCATGA
- the LOC121244466 gene encoding putative DEAD-box ATP-dependent RNA helicase 29 isoform X1: MALGGALHVSSKAELKWKEKLKKKAKSGGFESLGLSSNVFRAIKRKGYKVPTPIQRKTMPLILAGADVVAMARTGSGKTAAFLVPMIERLCQHTPQSGARALVLSPTRDLALQTLKFAKELGRFTDLRISLLVGGDSMESQFEELAQSPDIIIATPGRLMHHLSEVDDMSLRTVEYVVFDEADCLFGMGFAEQLHKILAQLSENRQTLLFSATLPSALAEFAKAGLRDPQLVRLDLETRISPDLKVCFFTLRQEEKHAALLYLIREQISSDQQTLIFVSTKHHVEFLNTLFREEGIEPSVCYGDMDQDARKIHISRFRARRTMLLIVTDVAARGIDIPLLDNVINWDFPPKPKIFVHRVGRAARAGRTGTAFSFLTSEDMPYLLDLHLFLSKPIRAAPNEEEVLRDMDGVMSRIDQATANGETVYGRFPQTVIDLVSDRVREVIDSSAELTYMLRTCTNAFRLYSKTKPLPSKESIRRAKDLPCGGLHPIFRSIMGGGESMALAFSERLKMFRPKQTILEAEGEAAKSKHLQGPSGQWVDVMKKKRAIHEDIINLVHQQRSINHVEKEVIPEVTSSKQKKKEARGSKRRAKSFKDEEYFISSVPTNHHMEAGLAVRANQDFGSNRLETAVLDLVADDGAGMQKQKSHFHWDKRSKKYVKLNNGDRVTASGKIKTESGAKVKANKTGIYKKWKQQSHNKISLKGTMNEGNAEESRSMSGHLRSQGNNRKFKGSKKQHYVPNAHVRSEIKDLDQVRKDRQKKANKISYMKNNGKSGKGKKFNRNGKRGKGK, from the exons ATGGCTTTGGGAGGGGCTCTACACGTGAGCTCGAAAGCGGAGCTGAAGTGGAAGGAGAAGCTGAAGAAGAAGGCCAAGTCCGGAGGATTCGAGTCCTTAGGCCTCAGCTCCAATGTCTTCAGAGCAATCAAGCGGAAGGGCTACAAAGTCCCCACCCCGATCCAGCGCAAGACCATGCCGCTCATACTCGCCGGCGCCGACGTCGTCGCCATGGCCCGCACTGGTTCTGGAAAGACCGCCGCCTTTCTTGTCCCTATGATCGAGCGGCTGTGCCAACACACCCCTCAGAGCGGCGCCAGGGCTCTTGTCTTGTCCCCCACTCGGGACTTGGCTCTCCAGACCCTCAAGTTCGCCAAGGAACTCGGCCGCTTCACGG ATCTTCGTATTAGTTTACTAGTTGGTGGCGATAGCATGGAGAGTCAATTTGAAGAATTAGCACAGAGTCCTGATATTATAATTGCAACTCCGGGTAGGCTCATGCATCATTTGTCCGAGGTTGATGACATGTCGTTGCGCACAGTGGAATATGTTGTTTTCGACGAAGCAGATTGTCTATTTGGCATGGGTTTTGCGGAGCAGCTGCATAAGATTCTTGCACAGCTGAGTGAGAATCGTCAGACCTTGCTTTTCAGTGCCACATTACCCAGTGCCCTTGCCGAGTTTGCCAAGGCTGGTCTGCGAGACCCTCAGCTTGTGCGGCTTGATCTGGAAACTAGGATTAGCCCTGACCTCAAGGTTTGCTTTTTTACCTTACGACAGGAAGAAAAACACGCCGCTCTACTCTATTTGATAAGGGAGCAAATTAGTTCCGATCAGCAGACGTTGATATTTGTGTCCACCAAACATCATGTGGAGTTTCTCAATACGTTGTTTAGAGAAGAGGGAATTGAGCCCTCTGTATGTTATGGTGATATGGATCAAGATGCTCGCAAGATTCACATATCAAGGTTTAGAGCAAGAAGGACTATGCTGCTAATTGTGACGGATGTTGCAGCAAGGGGCATCGACATTCCATTGCTTGACAATGTCATCAACTGGGACTTCCCcccaaaacctaaaatttttgTTCATAGAGTTGGACGAGCTGCAAGGGCAGGTCGTACCGGTActgcattttcttttctgaCATCTGAGGATATGCCTTATCTTTTGGATCTTCATCTATTTCTCTCAAAACCTATTAGAGCTGCGCCCAATGAAGAGGAGGTTTTGAGGGACATGGATGGAGTAATGTCCAGGATTGATCAAGCAACTGCAAATGGAGAAACTGTCTACGGGCGTTTTCCCCAGACTGTTATTGACCTTGTTTCAGATAGAGTTAGGGAAGTAATTGATTCTTCCGCGGAGCTGACTTATATGCTGAGAACCTGCACCAATGCATTTCGCTTGtattcaaaaaccaaaccattACCTTCAAAGGAGTCCATTAGAAGAGCAAAGGATTTACCCTGTGGAGGCTTGCACCCAATATTCAGAAGTATAATGGGAGGTGGAGAATCAATGGCTTTAGCATTTTCTGAGCGCCTGAAAATGTTCAG ACCCAAGCAGACTATTCTTGAAGCTGAAGGCGAAGCTGCTAAATCAAAGCATCTGCAG GGCCCTTCTGGTCAATGGGTTGATgtaatgaagaaaaagagagctATTCATgaagatattattaatttggtgCATCAACAACGCTCTATCAATCATGTGGAGAAG GAAGTCATTCCTGAAGTCACTTCTTccaaacagaagaaaaaag AAGCTCGTGGGTCTAAAAGAAGGGCAAAGAGCTTCAAAGATGAGGAGTACTTTATAAGTTCAGTACCAACAAATCAT CATATGGAAGCAGGACTAGCAGTAAGAGCTAACCAAGACTTCGGATCAAATAG GTTGGAAACTGCAGTCCTAGATTTAGTTGCAGATGATGGTGCGGGCATGCAGAAACAGAAGTCTCACTTTCACTGGGACAAG AGGAGTAAAAAGTATGTCAAGCTAAACAATGGTGACCGTGTTACAGCTAGTGgaaag ATAAAGACAGAGAGTGGTGCAAAAGTAAAAGCCAATAAAACCGGGATATACAAGAAGTGGAAACAACAGTCACACAATAAAATATCTCTTAAAGGAACCATGAATGAAGGGAATGCCGAGGAATCCAGGAGCATGTCAG gGCATCTTAGATCGCAAGGAAATAATAGAAAGTTTAAAGGGAGCAAGAAGCAGCATTATGTGCCTAATGCTCATGTACGTTCAGAAATTAAAGATCTAGATCAAGTTCGGAAAGATAGGCAGAAAAAGGCAAACAAAATCTCCTACATGAAGAACAATGGCAAGTCTGGTAAGgggaaaaaatttaatagaaatGGCAAAAGAGGGAAGGGTAAGTAG
- the LOC121244466 gene encoding putative DEAD-box ATP-dependent RNA helicase 29 isoform X2: MALGGALHVSSKAELKWKEKLKKKAKSGGFESLGLSSNVFRAIKRKGYKVPTPIQRKTMPLILAGADVVAMARTGSGKTAAFLVPMIERLCQHTPQSGARALVLSPTRDLALQTLKFAKELGRFTDLRISLLVGGDSMESQFEELAQSPDIIIATPGRLMHHLSEVDDMSLRTVEYVVFDEADCLFGMGFAEQLHKILAQLSENRQTLLFSATLPSALAEFAKAGLRDPQLVRLDLETRISPDLKVCFFTLRQEEKHAALLYLIREQISSDQQTLIFVSTKHHVEFLNTLFREEGIEPSVCYGDMDQDARKIHISRFRARRTMLLIVTDVAARGIDIPLLDNVINWDFPPKPKIFVHRVGRAARAGRTGTAFSFLTSEDMPYLLDLHLFLSKPIRAAPNEEEVLRDMDGVMSRIDQATANGETVYGRFPQTVIDLVSDRVREVIDSSAELTYMLRTCTNAFRLYSKTKPLPSKESIRRAKDLPCGGLHPIFRSIMGGGESMALAFSERLKMFRPKQTILEAEGEAAKSKHLQGPSGQWVDVMKKKRAIHEDIINLVHQQRSINHVEKEVIPEVTSSKQKKKARGSKRRAKSFKDEEYFISSVPTNHHMEAGLAVRANQDFGSNRLETAVLDLVADDGAGMQKQKSHFHWDKRSKKYVKLNNGDRVTASGKIKTESGAKVKANKTGIYKKWKQQSHNKISLKGTMNEGNAEESRSMSGHLRSQGNNRKFKGSKKQHYVPNAHVRSEIKDLDQVRKDRQKKANKISYMKNNGKSGKGKKFNRNGKRGKGK, from the exons ATGGCTTTGGGAGGGGCTCTACACGTGAGCTCGAAAGCGGAGCTGAAGTGGAAGGAGAAGCTGAAGAAGAAGGCCAAGTCCGGAGGATTCGAGTCCTTAGGCCTCAGCTCCAATGTCTTCAGAGCAATCAAGCGGAAGGGCTACAAAGTCCCCACCCCGATCCAGCGCAAGACCATGCCGCTCATACTCGCCGGCGCCGACGTCGTCGCCATGGCCCGCACTGGTTCTGGAAAGACCGCCGCCTTTCTTGTCCCTATGATCGAGCGGCTGTGCCAACACACCCCTCAGAGCGGCGCCAGGGCTCTTGTCTTGTCCCCCACTCGGGACTTGGCTCTCCAGACCCTCAAGTTCGCCAAGGAACTCGGCCGCTTCACGG ATCTTCGTATTAGTTTACTAGTTGGTGGCGATAGCATGGAGAGTCAATTTGAAGAATTAGCACAGAGTCCTGATATTATAATTGCAACTCCGGGTAGGCTCATGCATCATTTGTCCGAGGTTGATGACATGTCGTTGCGCACAGTGGAATATGTTGTTTTCGACGAAGCAGATTGTCTATTTGGCATGGGTTTTGCGGAGCAGCTGCATAAGATTCTTGCACAGCTGAGTGAGAATCGTCAGACCTTGCTTTTCAGTGCCACATTACCCAGTGCCCTTGCCGAGTTTGCCAAGGCTGGTCTGCGAGACCCTCAGCTTGTGCGGCTTGATCTGGAAACTAGGATTAGCCCTGACCTCAAGGTTTGCTTTTTTACCTTACGACAGGAAGAAAAACACGCCGCTCTACTCTATTTGATAAGGGAGCAAATTAGTTCCGATCAGCAGACGTTGATATTTGTGTCCACCAAACATCATGTGGAGTTTCTCAATACGTTGTTTAGAGAAGAGGGAATTGAGCCCTCTGTATGTTATGGTGATATGGATCAAGATGCTCGCAAGATTCACATATCAAGGTTTAGAGCAAGAAGGACTATGCTGCTAATTGTGACGGATGTTGCAGCAAGGGGCATCGACATTCCATTGCTTGACAATGTCATCAACTGGGACTTCCCcccaaaacctaaaatttttgTTCATAGAGTTGGACGAGCTGCAAGGGCAGGTCGTACCGGTActgcattttcttttctgaCATCTGAGGATATGCCTTATCTTTTGGATCTTCATCTATTTCTCTCAAAACCTATTAGAGCTGCGCCCAATGAAGAGGAGGTTTTGAGGGACATGGATGGAGTAATGTCCAGGATTGATCAAGCAACTGCAAATGGAGAAACTGTCTACGGGCGTTTTCCCCAGACTGTTATTGACCTTGTTTCAGATAGAGTTAGGGAAGTAATTGATTCTTCCGCGGAGCTGACTTATATGCTGAGAACCTGCACCAATGCATTTCGCTTGtattcaaaaaccaaaccattACCTTCAAAGGAGTCCATTAGAAGAGCAAAGGATTTACCCTGTGGAGGCTTGCACCCAATATTCAGAAGTATAATGGGAGGTGGAGAATCAATGGCTTTAGCATTTTCTGAGCGCCTGAAAATGTTCAG ACCCAAGCAGACTATTCTTGAAGCTGAAGGCGAAGCTGCTAAATCAAAGCATCTGCAG GGCCCTTCTGGTCAATGGGTTGATgtaatgaagaaaaagagagctATTCATgaagatattattaatttggtgCATCAACAACGCTCTATCAATCATGTGGAGAAG GAAGTCATTCCTGAAGTCACTTCTTccaaacagaagaaaaaag CTCGTGGGTCTAAAAGAAGGGCAAAGAGCTTCAAAGATGAGGAGTACTTTATAAGTTCAGTACCAACAAATCAT CATATGGAAGCAGGACTAGCAGTAAGAGCTAACCAAGACTTCGGATCAAATAG GTTGGAAACTGCAGTCCTAGATTTAGTTGCAGATGATGGTGCGGGCATGCAGAAACAGAAGTCTCACTTTCACTGGGACAAG AGGAGTAAAAAGTATGTCAAGCTAAACAATGGTGACCGTGTTACAGCTAGTGgaaag ATAAAGACAGAGAGTGGTGCAAAAGTAAAAGCCAATAAAACCGGGATATACAAGAAGTGGAAACAACAGTCACACAATAAAATATCTCTTAAAGGAACCATGAATGAAGGGAATGCCGAGGAATCCAGGAGCATGTCAG gGCATCTTAGATCGCAAGGAAATAATAGAAAGTTTAAAGGGAGCAAGAAGCAGCATTATGTGCCTAATGCTCATGTACGTTCAGAAATTAAAGATCTAGATCAAGTTCGGAAAGATAGGCAGAAAAAGGCAAACAAAATCTCCTACATGAAGAACAATGGCAAGTCTGGTAAGgggaaaaaatttaatagaaatGGCAAAAGAGGGAAGGGTAAGTAG